In Nitrospira sp. CR1.1, a single genomic region encodes these proteins:
- a CDS encoding transposase, translating to MCIAPGSPWENGYVESFSEKSRDELLNGEPFDTLYEALVIVERCRQRDNTQRPHGALGYRPPAPESRTFSPISLSA from the coding sequence CTGTGTATCGCGCCAGGCAGTCCGTGGGAGAACGGCTATGTGGAGTCCTTCAGCGAGAAGTCGCGGGATGAGTTGCTGAACGGAGAACCGTTTGACACGTTGTACGAGGCTCTGGTGATCGTGGAACGGTGCCGTCAACGCGACAACACGCAGCGACCGCACGGTGCGCTGGGGTATCGGCCACCTGCCCCAGAGTCCCGCACCTTCTCGCCGATCAGTTTGTCGGCGTGA